The DNA window GTTCGCGACTGCTCAAGGACAAACACGAGGAGCACCGGGTCGATTTTTTTGACCGGATCAATGGTTATTACGTCAAAGGCCTCGATTGGGTGCTGCTGCACCGTGGGCTGACGCTGATCTCGGTGGTGTGTACCGGGTTGCTGACGTTGCTGATTATCGTGGTGATGCCCAAGGGCTTTTTCCCCGAGCAGGATACTGGGCTGATTCAAGGGATTTCCCAGGCGTCGCCGACTATTTCCTTCCAGCAGATGCAGATTGAGCAACAGAGGCTGGCAGCGCGGATCTTGAAGGATCCGGCGGTGGCGAGCCTGTCGTCCTTCGTCGGCATCGATCAGACCAACCCGACGATCAATCAGGGCAACCTGCTGATCAACCTCAAGCCGCACGGTGACCGCGACAGCAGCGCGGCGGTGATTCGGCGGCTTGCGGATGCCAACGCCGACGACGCCGGGATTCGCCTGTACCTGCACAGCGTGCAGGATCTGACCCTCGACGCCACGGTGTCGACCACCAGTTATCGGCTGGGGTTACAGGCCACCGATCCGGATGTGCTGGAGCAGTGGACGGCTAAACTGCTGGCAGCGATCAAGCACGATCCGATGTTTACCGACGTGCAAAGTCAGGCGATGCAGTTCGGTAACCAGATCCAGCTCAATGTCGACCGCGCCACCGCTTCGCGCCTGGGCATTACTCCGCAAGCCATCGACGATGTGTTGTACGACGCGTTTGGTCAGCGGCAGGTGTCGACGATATATACCCAGCTCAACCAGTATCACGTGGTGATCGCCACCGACCATCCGCCACGTAATCTCGCCGATCTGTTGACCGGGTTGTACGTCGACATTCCCGGCGGCGGAGTGGCTCCGCTGTCGAGCATGGCCACCCTTCAGGTGATTCGCGCGCCAGCGACGATCAACCGTCTCGGTCAGTTTCCGTACGCCGATGTCTCGTTCAACCTCGCCCCCGGGCAGACGCTCGGCGCGGCGGTGACGAGACTCAAGCAGATCGAAACCCAGGCCGGCCTGCCACAGTCGGTGCAGGCAAATCTGGAAGGCGCAGCGGCGACGTTCGAGGCGTCACTGTCCAACCAGGTGTTTCTGGTACTGGCGGCGATCATCGTGGTGTACCTGATGCTGGGCATTCTCTACGAAAGTTTTGTGCACCCGGTGACGATTCTGTCGACGTTGCTATCAGCCGCGCTTGGGGCGTTGCTGGCGCTGCTGATCACCGGTACGCAGTTCGACATCATCGGCTTGATCGGCATCGTGCTGTTGATCGGCATCGTCATGAAGAACGGCATCATGATGGTCGACTTCGCGCTGGAACTGGAGCGGGAGGGTGGGCTGGATCCCGTCGCGGCGATTCGTCAGGCCGCCGAGCTACGTTTCCGACCGATCCTGATGACCAGCATGGCTTCGCTGTTTGGCGCGGTGCCGCTGGCGCTGGGCACCGGGATCGGCTCGGAACTGCGCCATCCGCTGGGGATTGCGATCATTGGCGGGCTGTTGTTGAGCCAGTTGCTGACGCTGTTTTCGACGCCAGTGATTTTCCTCGCCATGCACGGTCTGGAGCAGCGTTTCAGTCGGCGCCGGCCGATGGCCGAGGCGTATCGCGATGAACCTTAGCGAGCCGTTTATCCAGCGCCCGATCGCCACCACTTTATTGGCGGTAGGGTTGGCGCTGTTCGGTGTGTTGGCGTTCAATCTGCTGCCAGTGGCGCCGCTGCCCGAGGTCGATTTCCCGACCATCAGTGTGCGTGCGTCGTTGCCGGGTGCTGATCCGAGCACGGTTGCCTCATCGGTGGCGACGCCACTGGAACGCCAGTTCGGGCAGATCGCCGGGGTCACCGAAATGACCTCGGCAAGTTCGCTGGGGGCGACGCGCATCACCCTGCAATTCGACCTCAACCGTGACATCGATGGTGCCGCTCGGGATGTACAGGCAGCAATCAACGCGGCACGCAGCAACCTGCCCAGCGACTTGTCCGGCAACCCGACCTACCGCAAGGTCAACCCGGCCGATTCGCCGATCCTCATCCTCAGCCTGACCTCTGACAGCGCCACTCGCGGCCAAATGTATGACGTTGCCTCGACGCTGCTGGAGCAACGCTTGTTGCAGACCACCGGCGTCGGCGACGTCACCGTGGGCGGCGCCTCTTTGCCGGCGGTGCGCATTGAGCTCAATCCGGATCGACTCAACCGCTATGGCGTCAGCCTGGAGCAAGTGCGCCAGGTGATTCAGGCCGCCAACCTCAACCTGCCCAAGGGCACGCTGGCGCTGGGTGACCACTCCTACGGCCTGAAGGTCAACGACATGCTCTATCAGGGCGCTGACTACGCGCCGTTGGTGGTCAAACAGCGCAATGGCGATCTGGTGCGTATCGCCGATTTGGGCGATGTCAGCGAAGACGTCGAAGACCTGCGCAACTTCGGCTTGTCGAATGGCAAACCGGCGGTGTTGCTGGTGGTGTTCAAACAGCCCGGGGCCAATGTCATCGACACCGTGGATGCGGTGAAGGCTGACCTGCCGTTTCTGCAAAGCTCGATTCCGTCGGCGATCAAGATCAACGTCCTGATGGATCGCACCAGCACCATTCGCGCGTCATTGCGAGACGTCGAACTGACGTTGCTGATTTCGATTGTGCTGGTGACGCTGGTGACCTTCGCGTTTTTCCGCGACTGGCGCAGTACGCTGATCCCGGCCATTGTCGTGCCGCTGTCGCTGCTCGGCACTTTTGGCGCGATGTACTTTCTCGGCTACAGCCTGAACAACTTGTCGCTGATGGCGCTGACCATCTCCACCGGGTTTGTGGTGGACGACGCCATCGTCGTGGTCGAGAACATCATGCGTCATCTGGAGAAGGGCGAGAGCCGCGTGCAAGCCGCGTTGGCCGGGGCGCGCGAAGTGGGTTTCACTGTGATGACCATCAGTGTTTCGCTGGTGGCGGTGTTCATTCCGTTGTTGCTGATGGGCGGGATTGTCGGACGACTGTTCCGCGAATTCTCGATTTCGCTGTCGGTGGCCATCGTGATTTCCATGGTGGTGTCGCTGACGGTGACGCCGATGCTCGCCAGTGTGTTGCTGCGCACGAAGGAACAGAGCAGCAGCAATCAGCCCGACTCGCGTTTTCACCGCTTCTACGACCGCACATTGGGCTGGGTCATCGAGCATTCGTTGTTGATGGGGTTGCTGACCCTGCTGGTGATTGTGCTGGCGTGTGGGCTGTATGTGCTGGTACCCAAGGGCTTCTTTCCGCAGGAAGACACCGGGCGCATGTCCGGTAGCATCATCGCTGCGCAAAGCATTTCCTTCGGGGCGATTCAGGCGAACTTCAGCGAGATCAACCAGAAGGTCTTGGGTAACCCGAATGTCGCCACGGTCGGTGGTTTTGTCGGCGGTGGCGGTGGCATCGGCGGCGCAGTGAACAGTGCGCAGTTGTTCATCACCCTCAAGGCGCTGGCCGATCGCAAGGACAGCGCCGATCAGGTCATCGCGCAGATCCGCCATACGCTGGGCGACATGCCGGGCACGCGGCTGTATCTGCAATCGGCTCAGGACATCACCGTCGGCGGGCGGCAGAGCGGGGCGCAATATCAGTACACGATGACAGCCGATGATCAGAGCACCCTCGATGAGTGGGTGCCCAAAGTGGTGGCGGCGTTGCATGCCTTGCCGCAACTGACAGACATCAACACCGATCAGCAGGACAACAGTCTGATGGCCAGCGTGTCCGTTAATCGCGATGCTGCCGCGCGTCTGGGCGTGAGCATGTCGGCGATTGATCAGACGCTGTATGACGCCTTCGGCCAGCGTCAGGTGTCGACGATTTATCGATCCGCCAACCAGTATCACGTGGTGATGGAAGTGGCGCCGCCGTATTGGTCTGACCCGGCGACATTGAAAAACGTCTACGTGCCGGTGGGCAATACGGCAGTCACCGTCAAGGGCACAGCGACGGCGCCCAACCTCAGTGCCACGGCTGCGCAAAACCTGGTGCCGCTGTCGGCGGTGGCGGAGTATTCGGTCGCACGCACAGCGATTTCCATCAGCCATCAAGGCACTTTTCCCGCCGTGACGGCCTCGTTCAATCTCTCGCCTGGCGTGTCCATCGGACAGGCCACCGCGCTGGTGGACAACGCCGTAAAACAACTGCGCATGCCGGCCAGTGTGGTGGGGCAGTTTGCCGGGACGGCGCAGGTGTTCCAGACCTCGGTCGCCAGTGAGCCGTTGTTGATCGTCGCCGCGCTGCTCTCGGTATATGTCGTGCTCGGCATGCTTTACGAAAGCCTGGTACATCCGTTGACGATTCTTTCGACCTTGCCGTCGGCTGGTGTCGGCGCGTTGATCGCCTTGCTGCTGACGGGCACCGAACTGTCGATCATCGCGCTGGTGGGGGTGATTCTGCTGATCGGGATCGTCAAGAAGAACGCGATCATGATGATCGACTTCGCCATCACCGAACGTCGCGAGTCAGGCTTGAGCGCCAAGGACGCAATTCGCCGCGCCTGTATGATTCGTTTTCGGCCGATCATGATGACCACGCTGGCGGCGATCCTCGGTGCGCTGCCCTTGGTGCTCGGCAGTGGCTACGGCTCGGAACTGCGCCGGCCGCTGGGGATTTCGATTATTGGCGGGTTGTTGTTCAGCCAGTTATTGACGCTGTACACCACGCCGGTGATCTACCTTTGGCTCGATCGGGCGTCGCAGCGCCTGCGCAGGAGATCCTCATGAGATATCGCAAATCCCCTGCAGGAGCGAGCCTGCTTTTAATGGGGGTATTCCTGTTATTGAGCGGTTGCATGGTCGGGCCGGATTATCAAAAACCGGCGACTGAACTGCCGACTTCGTTCAAGGAGGGCACGCCGTGGCAGCGTGCTGTGTCCAATCCGCAAGGTGCGCTGGACAGCCAGTGGTGGCGGGCTTATCAGGACCCAGTGCTGAATGATCTGGTTGAGCGCTCGGCCAAGGCCAATCAATCGATCATCGCCGCCGAGGCTGCGTATCGCTTGGCGCAGGCGCAAGTGGCATCCAGTCGCGCCGGATTGTGGCCAACCGTGGGCGTGGGGTTGTCCGGTGCGCGCGGGGTTGGCGGCGGGGCCAGCGGCAGCACCACCAGCGGCCTGACCGGCAGCGGAGGCGGCAGCGTTGAGCAAACCGTCAGCGCCACCCTCAGCGCCAGTTGGGAGCCGGATTTGTGGGGGCAAGTACGACGCGGCATCGAGTCGAGCCAAGCCTCGCTGCAATCGTCTGATGCTTTGCTCGCCGGCGTGCGCCTGTCCATCGGTGCCAGCGTGGCGACCAACTATCTGGGATTGCGGCAGCTGGATATCGACATCGACCTGTTGCAGCGCCAACAGACGATCAATCAACAATTGCTGACGATGATTCAAGCGCAAACGGTGCAGGGCACCGCGACCAACGATCAGTTGCTGGTGGCGCAGGATCAACTGAGCACGGTGATCAGTGCCCTGCAAAATGCCCAACCCTCACGCGAGCAGGCTGAACATGCGCTGGCGGTGTTGGTGGGGCTGGCGCCTGCGCAGTTCAATCTGCCCAAGGCCGGTGACTATCGTTTTGTCATGCCGCTGCCACCACCGGTTGTGCCGTCGAGTCTGTTGCTACGCCGCCCGGACGTAGTGTCCGCCGAGCGTTTGGCGGCCGCCGCGAACGCGAGAATCGGGGTTGCCGAAGCGGCGTTCTTCCCGACCTTGAGCCTGACCGCCGAAGGCGGTTTTCGCGGTACGGCGCTGGGCGGTCTGTTTTCAGTACCCAATCGTATCTGGACGCTCGGTCCGGCGTTGGCCGAAACAATCTTCGACGGTGGCGCTCGCGCGGCGGCCAGGCAGGAGGCCGAAGCCACTTACGATCAGGATGTCGCCAATTATCGCGGCACGGTGTTGGGTGCGTTGCAGAACGTCGAGGACAATTTGTCGGCGATCAATCACCTGCACATTCAAGAGCAGGCATACGCGCAAATGTTCCAGCGCAACCAACGATTGTTTGGCAGCCAGGAAGCTCAATTGCGGGCGGGAACGGTCAGCCAACAAGCCGTGCTCACTCAACAGTTAGTGTTGTTGCAAGCCGAGCAAAACCTGCGTGACACGCAAGGATTGCTCAGTCAGGGCAGTGTGGCGTTGTTTCAAAGCCTGGGCGGTGGCTGGCAGGCGCCTTGACTGTCTCGCCTGTGAGCGGCCCGCACGGTATGCTGCGCGCACTTTTTTACGTAGGAAGCCTGACCCATGGCAGGAAGCAGTTTGCTGGTGCTGATCGATGACATCGCCACCGTTCTGGATGACGTGGCGTTGATGACCAAAATGGCCGCCAAGAAGACTGCCGGGGTGCTCGGCGATGATCTGGCGCTCAATGCCCAGCAGGTCTCCGGCGTGCGCGCCGAGCGGGAAATCCCTGTGGTCTGGGCGGTGGCCAAGGGCTCGTTCGTCAACAAACTGATTCTGGTGCCGTCAGCGCTGGCGATCAGTGCGTTCGTGCCGTGGCTGGTGACACCGCTGTTGATGGTCGGTGGTGCGTACCTGTGTTTCGAAGGTTTCGAGAAACTCGCGCACAAATTCCTGCACAGCAAGACTGAAGATGACGCCGGGCACGCGCAACTGACCGAGGCCGTAGCCGATCCGGCAACCGATCTGGTGGCGTTCGAGAAGGACAAGATCAAAGGTGCGATTCGCACTGACTTCATTCTCTCGGCAGAAATCATCGCCATCACATTGGGCACCGTGGCCGATGCCTCGCTGACTCAACAGGTCATCGTGATGTCTGGCATCGCGATTGTGATGACGGTCGGCGTTTATGGTCTGGTGGCGGGCATCGTCAAACTCGATGACCTCGGCCTGTGGCTGACGCAAAAGCCCGGACAAGCGGCGAAGAAAATCGGCAGCGGTATTTTGACGGCGGCGCCGTACAT is part of the Pseudomonas sp. TH06 genome and encodes:
- a CDS encoding DUF808 domain-containing protein, translated to MAGSSLLVLIDDIATVLDDVALMTKMAAKKTAGVLGDDLALNAQQVSGVRAEREIPVVWAVAKGSFVNKLILVPSALAISAFVPWLVTPLLMVGGAYLCFEGFEKLAHKFLHSKTEDDAGHAQLTEAVADPATDLVAFEKDKIKGAIRTDFILSAEIIAITLGTVADASLTQQVIVMSGIAIVMTVGVYGLVAGIVKLDDLGLWLTQKPGQAAKKIGSGILTAAPYMMKTLSVVGTAAMFLVGGGILTHGIPVAHHWIEGVGAAAGSAGFVVPVLLNGVAGIIAGAVVLAVVSVVGKIWKAVKN
- a CDS encoding efflux RND transporter permease subunit; translated protein: MNVSRPFIERPVATTLLMVAVLLLGLLGYHLLSVSALPEVDYPTIQVFTQYPGASPEVISSSITAPLERQLGEMPGLKSMNSTSSDGVSVVTLQFDLSLSLDVAEQEVQAAINAAGTFLPANLPYPPVYSKVNPADAPVLTLSLTSDVLPLTKVEDLADTRLAQKISQITGVGLVTLSGGQRPAVRVEANTSALNSLGLSLDDLRTSLGTANVNQAKGNIDGKYQAYSIGTNDQLQSAEEYRDLVIAYKNGAPIRLSQIATSTQGPENPRQAAWTNSTPSIVLNIQRQPGANVIDVVDRVQQLLPKLRASLPATLKVSVLTDRTQTIRASVTDVQYELGVAVLLVVMVIFLFLRNIPATIIPAVTVPLTLVGTLAVAYALGFSLNNLTLMALTIAIGFVVDDAIVMIENITRYLEAGDSPLQAALKGSEQIGFTIISLSVALIAVMIPLLFMGDVVGRLFREFAMTVAVTIVISALITLTLTPMMCSRLLKDKHEEHRVDFFDRINGYYVKGLDWVLLHRGLTLISVVCTGLLTLLIIVVMPKGFFPEQDTGLIQGISQASPTISFQQMQIEQQRLAARILKDPAVASLSSFVGIDQTNPTINQGNLLINLKPHGDRDSSAAVIRRLADANADDAGIRLYLHSVQDLTLDATVSTTSYRLGLQATDPDVLEQWTAKLLAAIKHDPMFTDVQSQAMQFGNQIQLNVDRATASRLGITPQAIDDVLYDAFGQRQVSTIYTQLNQYHVVIATDHPPRNLADLLTGLYVDIPGGGVAPLSSMATLQVIRAPATINRLGQFPYADVSFNLAPGQTLGAAVTRLKQIETQAGLPQSVQANLEGAAATFEASLSNQVFLVLAAIIVVYLMLGILYESFVHPVTILSTLLSAALGALLALLITGTQFDIIGLIGIVLLIGIVMKNGIMMVDFALELEREGGLDPVAAIRQAAELRFRPILMTSMASLFGAVPLALGTGIGSELRHPLGIAIIGGLLLSQLLTLFSTPVIFLAMHGLEQRFSRRRPMAEAYRDEP
- a CDS encoding efflux transporter outer membrane subunit yields the protein MRYRKSPAGASLLLMGVFLLLSGCMVGPDYQKPATELPTSFKEGTPWQRAVSNPQGALDSQWWRAYQDPVLNDLVERSAKANQSIIAAEAAYRLAQAQVASSRAGLWPTVGVGLSGARGVGGGASGSTTSGLTGSGGGSVEQTVSATLSASWEPDLWGQVRRGIESSQASLQSSDALLAGVRLSIGASVATNYLGLRQLDIDIDLLQRQQTINQQLLTMIQAQTVQGTATNDQLLVAQDQLSTVISALQNAQPSREQAEHALAVLVGLAPAQFNLPKAGDYRFVMPLPPPVVPSSLLLRRPDVVSAERLAAAANARIGVAEAAFFPTLSLTAEGGFRGTALGGLFSVPNRIWTLGPALAETIFDGGARAAARQEAEATYDQDVANYRGTVLGALQNVEDNLSAINHLHIQEQAYAQMFQRNQRLFGSQEAQLRAGTVSQQAVLTQQLVLLQAEQNLRDTQGLLSQGSVALFQSLGGGWQAP
- a CDS encoding efflux RND transporter permease subunit translates to MNLSEPFIQRPIATTLLAVGLALFGVLAFNLLPVAPLPEVDFPTISVRASLPGADPSTVASSVATPLERQFGQIAGVTEMTSASSLGATRITLQFDLNRDIDGAARDVQAAINAARSNLPSDLSGNPTYRKVNPADSPILILSLTSDSATRGQMYDVASTLLEQRLLQTTGVGDVTVGGASLPAVRIELNPDRLNRYGVSLEQVRQVIQAANLNLPKGTLALGDHSYGLKVNDMLYQGADYAPLVVKQRNGDLVRIADLGDVSEDVEDLRNFGLSNGKPAVLLVVFKQPGANVIDTVDAVKADLPFLQSSIPSAIKINVLMDRTSTIRASLRDVELTLLISIVLVTLVTFAFFRDWRSTLIPAIVVPLSLLGTFGAMYFLGYSLNNLSLMALTISTGFVVDDAIVVVENIMRHLEKGESRVQAALAGAREVGFTVMTISVSLVAVFIPLLLMGGIVGRLFREFSISLSVAIVISMVVSLTVTPMLASVLLRTKEQSSSNQPDSRFHRFYDRTLGWVIEHSLLMGLLTLLVIVLACGLYVLVPKGFFPQEDTGRMSGSIIAAQSISFGAIQANFSEINQKVLGNPNVATVGGFVGGGGGIGGAVNSAQLFITLKALADRKDSADQVIAQIRHTLGDMPGTRLYLQSAQDITVGGRQSGAQYQYTMTADDQSTLDEWVPKVVAALHALPQLTDINTDQQDNSLMASVSVNRDAAARLGVSMSAIDQTLYDAFGQRQVSTIYRSANQYHVVMEVAPPYWSDPATLKNVYVPVGNTAVTVKGTATAPNLSATAAQNLVPLSAVAEYSVARTAISISHQGTFPAVTASFNLSPGVSIGQATALVDNAVKQLRMPASVVGQFAGTAQVFQTSVASEPLLIVAALLSVYVVLGMLYESLVHPLTILSTLPSAGVGALIALLLTGTELSIIALVGVILLIGIVKKNAIMMIDFAITERRESGLSAKDAIRRACMIRFRPIMMTTLAAILGALPLVLGSGYGSELRRPLGISIIGGLLFSQLLTLYTTPVIYLWLDRASQRLRRRSS